The following coding sequences lie in one Paramisgurnus dabryanus chromosome 16, PD_genome_1.1, whole genome shotgun sequence genomic window:
- the fgf1a gene encoding putative fibroblast growth factor 1, with translation MTETFSVRDHRQLTRLYCMNGGYHLQILEDMTVAGTREENNYSVLRIKATSPGVVVIEGTEAGLYLSMNQDGKLFGSTSVTDECYFLERMEENHYNTYQSNKHGEKWYVGIKKNGKTKLGPRTHIGQKAIFFLPRQVDQPQE, from the exons ATGACAGAAACATTCAGCGTGCGCGATCACAGGCAGCTGACGCGTTTATACTGTATGAATGGAGGCTATCACCTTCAGATCCTCGAGGACATGACAGTGGCTGGCACACGAGAGGAAAATAACTATA GCGTACTGAGAATTAAAGCCACAAGTCCAGGAGTTGTGGTTATTGAAGGAACAGAAGCAGGCCTATACCTCTCCATGAATCAAGATGGCAAGCTGTTTGGATCA ACATCAGTAACAGACGAATGCTACTTTTTGGAAAGAATGGAGGAAAACCACTACAACACATATCAGTCCAACAAGCATGGTGAAAAATGGTATGTCGGAATTAAAAAGAATGGAAAAACGAAACTTGGCCCGAGGACACACATCGGACAAAAGGCTATTTTTTTCCTCCCTCGACAAGTTGACCAGCCACAGGAGTAA